Proteins encoded together in one uncultured Desulfosarcina sp. window:
- a CDS encoding type I CRISPR-associated protein Cas7: MQEIEKITIPRATGLLVIEVCNSNPNGDPDQENDPRRRSHDHRGMITGVSFKRKIRDLVLRKDQIVWKTIARNYNISENNGTYSLHGYYYDILEDRDLKGSEVTKLIREGETNSNFDAFQKRYWDGRVFGNTFLPEETNGNHIRSGVAHFGLAVSVSPVKVHRLTKTKMAPPGGRSENDEGPTRGMAPLAHRVVEHGVYTMPFFINPTGSQGKRGNGCTALDLALLLNLIRYAYPHTKSDIRPLVEIRHGWYAEHKDNLGSFSEFEFIEKLTPKRKGADRDTPSVSGIPLNEQYELPSSDMNGFKAKLKKQKLYDLCVELPDWCANIKSESTNE, from the coding sequence ATGCAGGAAATTGAAAAAATTACAATCCCACGCGCAACAGGCCTTCTTGTTATTGAAGTTTGCAATAGCAATCCAAATGGTGACCCCGATCAGGAAAATGACCCACGTCGTCGCAGTCATGACCATCGAGGCATGATTACAGGTGTTTCTTTTAAACGTAAGATAAGAGATTTGGTCTTACGCAAAGATCAAATAGTATGGAAAACAATTGCAAGAAACTATAACATTTCAGAAAATAATGGCACCTACAGTTTACATGGCTATTATTATGATATCCTTGAGGATCGTGATTTGAAGGGTAGCGAAGTTACAAAACTAATTAGAGAAGGTGAAACAAATTCAAACTTTGATGCTTTTCAAAAACGATATTGGGATGGACGTGTTTTTGGTAACACCTTTCTTCCTGAAGAAACAAATGGTAATCATATTCGATCAGGTGTTGCACATTTTGGCTTGGCAGTTTCGGTTTCGCCAGTAAAGGTTCATAGGCTTACAAAAACAAAAATGGCGCCTCCTGGTGGCAGGAGTGAAAATGATGAAGGTCCAACAAGAGGAATGGCTCCACTTGCACACCGCGTTGTTGAACATGGTGTATATACAATGCCTTTTTTTATCAATCCAACGGGTTCTCAAGGAAAGCGAGGCAACGGTTGTACAGCCCTTGATCTTGCCTTACTGTTAAATCTGATCCGATACGCCTATCCACATACTAAATCCGATATTCGTCCTTTAGTGGAAATACGACATGGCTGGTATGCCGAGCATAAAGATAATTTGGGATCATTTTCTGAGTTTGAGTTTATTGAAAAATTGACGCCAAAGCGAAAGGGCGCAGATAGGGATACACCCTCCGTTAGTGGTATCCCTTTAAACGAACAATATGAATTGCCTAGTTCAGATATGAATGGGTTCAAAGCCAAGCTTAAAAAACAAAAGCTGTATGATCTTTGTGTAGAACTTCCGGACTGGTGCGCAAATATCAAAAGTGAGAGCACCAATGAATAG
- a CDS encoding IS481 family transposase gives MLNGTKTVIKHKIGLLNLAEELGNVSKACRIMGLSRDTFYRYQNAVEQGGVDALVDQNRRKPNIKNRTDEITEAAVVAYAVEQPAFGQVRASNELRKRGVFISPSGVRCVWLRHQLARFKDRLKALEDKMAKENLILTESQVQALERKKQDDIAAGEIETAHPGYLGSQDTFYVGTLKGVGRIYQQTFIDTYAKVGFAKLYTTKTPITAADLLNDKVLPFYEKHELPLLRVLTDRGTEYCGKAETHDYQLYLAINDIEHTKTKARSPQTNGICERFHKTMLQEFYQVTFRKKIYRDIETLQFDLDLWLEQYNHERTHQGKMCCGRTPMETLEDGKRLWEEKKIA, from the coding sequence ATGCTGAATGGTACCAAAACCGTCATCAAACACAAGATCGGATTGTTGAACCTGGCCGAGGAACTGGGCAACGTATCCAAAGCCTGCCGGATCATGGGGCTTTCCCGTGACACCTTTTACCGCTATCAAAATGCCGTTGAACAAGGCGGCGTCGATGCCCTCGTCGATCAAAACCGCCGCAAACCCAATATTAAAAACCGCACAGACGAAATAACCGAGGCTGCTGTCGTAGCCTATGCCGTTGAACAACCGGCCTTTGGCCAAGTGCGTGCCAGCAACGAATTGCGTAAGCGGGGCGTGTTCATTTCCCCCAGTGGTGTCCGGTGTGTATGGCTGCGTCACCAATTGGCTCGCTTTAAAGACCGGCTCAAGGCCCTTGAGGACAAAATGGCCAAGGAGAATCTGATTCTTACCGAAAGCCAGGTCCAGGCATTAGAACGGAAAAAGCAAGACGACATCGCTGCTGGGGAGATCGAGACGGCTCATCCAGGTTATCTGGGATCACAGGATACCTTTTATGTCGGAACCCTTAAGGGCGTGGGCAGGATCTATCAGCAAACCTTTATCGATACGTATGCCAAGGTCGGTTTTGCCAAACTCTATACCACCAAGACGCCGATCACTGCTGCCGATTTGCTCAATGATAAGGTGCTGCCCTTTTATGAAAAGCATGAGTTGCCGCTGCTTCGCGTCTTAACCGACAGGGGTACCGAGTATTGCGGCAAAGCTGAAACCCACGATTATCAATTGTATCTGGCTATTAACGACATCGAACACACCAAGACCAAGGCCAGATCGCCGCAAACCAACGGTATCTGCGAACGCTTCCACAAAACCATGCTACAGGAATTTTATCAGGTGACCTTCAGAAAGAAGATTTATCGGGATATCGAAACGCTTCAGTTTGATCTTGACCTGTGGCTTGAACAGTACAATCATGAGCGAACCCATCAGGGGAAAATGTGCTGCGGCAGAACCCCGATGGAAACCCTTGAAGATGGCAAACGACTCTGGGAAGAGAAAAAAATAGCCTGA
- a CDS encoding type II toxin-antitoxin system HicB family antitoxin — MKYKIVLNKTDEGYSVHCPGLPGCWSQGDTEAEAIDNMD; from the coding sequence ATGAAATATAAAATCGTATTAAACAAAACCGATGAGGGCTACAGCGTGCATTGTCCCGGACTGCCGGGGTGCTGGTCCCAAGGCGATACAGAAGCTGAAGCCATCGATAATATGGATTAG
- a CDS encoding helix-turn-helix transcriptional regulator: MKYNLKTPKEAAVLLSERAKELRLSKNWKRSTLSKRSGVSISSLCRFEQTAQISLDNLLKIMSTLGRIDEIDMLLLPPAIQSIDDLDSKEPKKRKRGTI, from the coding sequence GTGAAATACAACCTGAAAACACCAAAAGAGGCGGCTGTTTTATTATCCGAACGAGCAAAGGAACTGCGATTAAGCAAAAACTGGAAACGATCCACCCTTTCGAAAAGATCCGGTGTTTCAATAAGCTCATTGTGTCGTTTTGAACAAACCGCTCAGATTTCCCTCGATAATCTTTTAAAAATAATGTCAACATTGGGTCGGATCGATGAAATTGACATGTTGCTGTTGCCCCCTGCGATTCAATCCATTGATGATCTGGACAGCAAAGAACCAAAAAAACGCAAACGAGGTACTATTTGA
- a CDS encoding type II toxin-antitoxin system HipA family toxin encodes MNRLSVSLQFSPKSIMPVGRLAMHDGRLFFEYDKQFLGKGFWLSPYKLPLQTEVFEYTDYSHFGPIFGLFDDSLPDGWGLLLMDRYLKKRGYDINTLTVLDRLSFLGNNTMGALVYKPVLDIEVSDNTPFNLYNLSKQTLDIISGKTDEVLPQMVKAGGSPGGARPKVLAGVCGDTLISGETDLPDNFEHWIIKFSGDIDSPQAGIIEYIYSLLARDAGIHMPETKLFGSAKQGYYFGVKRFDRLANQRFHVHTFGNLIHSNFRIPSQDYDNLLRLTKDLTKNYECQLSVVRQMVFNIILNNRDDHVKNFAFIMDHNGDWSLSPAYDITFSAGPGGEHTMTIMGEGRTPTIHDVYKVCSKHSINQKEIDAIVEQVVEVSKNFPFYADQYSISSNIRKEIASRIQGNVSAFFKS; translated from the coding sequence TTGAATCGACTCAGCGTATCACTTCAATTCTCACCAAAATCGATTATGCCCGTTGGCCGACTTGCTATGCATGATGGGCGTCTGTTTTTTGAATACGATAAACAATTTTTGGGAAAAGGATTCTGGCTTTCTCCTTACAAACTGCCATTACAAACAGAGGTGTTCGAATATACCGACTACAGCCATTTTGGCCCAATTTTCGGCCTGTTCGACGATTCGCTCCCTGATGGGTGGGGGCTGTTATTGATGGATCGTTACCTGAAAAAGAGAGGCTATGACATAAACACCCTTACTGTGCTGGATCGTTTATCGTTTCTTGGGAATAACACCATGGGGGCGCTTGTTTACAAGCCTGTTCTTGATATCGAGGTATCCGATAATACCCCCTTCAACCTGTATAACCTTTCAAAACAAACGCTGGACATCATTTCCGGAAAAACGGATGAAGTTTTACCGCAGATGGTCAAGGCCGGCGGAAGCCCCGGCGGTGCCAGGCCCAAAGTTCTTGCAGGAGTATGTGGGGATACGCTGATTTCCGGAGAAACCGATCTTCCGGATAATTTTGAACACTGGATAATCAAATTTTCTGGTGACATCGACTCCCCGCAAGCCGGTATTATCGAATACATTTATTCTCTTCTGGCACGAGATGCCGGAATTCATATGCCAGAAACCAAATTGTTCGGATCTGCAAAGCAAGGATATTATTTTGGCGTAAAACGATTCGACAGGTTGGCGAATCAACGTTTTCATGTTCATACGTTTGGAAATCTTATTCATTCCAATTTTCGAATCCCCTCTCAGGACTATGATAACCTTTTAAGGCTTACGAAGGATTTAACCAAAAATTACGAATGCCAATTGTCCGTTGTTCGACAAATGGTTTTCAATATCATATTGAATAACCGCGACGATCATGTAAAGAATTTTGCCTTTATCATGGATCATAATGGAGATTGGTCCTTATCACCGGCATACGACATAACATTTTCTGCCGGACCTGGCGGTGAACATACAATGACAATAATGGGAGAGGGTAGAACGCCAACCATTCATGATGTGTACAAGGTGTGTTCCAAGCACAGCATCAACCAGAAAGAAATCGATGCGATAGTTGAACAAGTAGTTGAAGTTTCGAAAAATTTTCCTTTTTACGCAGATCAATATTCCATTTCTTCCAACATAAGAAAAGAAATCGCATCAAGAATTCAGGGTAATGTATCTGCATTTTTCAAATCTTAA
- the cas5 gene encoding CRISPR-associated protein Cas5 → MPEPYEIQLQVEGPAAMFARPDTGATPISYPVPTYSAAKGMLEAVLRRPHIYIHPTYVEVCKPIRYERYVTNYGGPLRKSKDITGGNSYQFIATILVDVCYRIYGEVRMKQMSTRGFGKKQIRRRKGKDWRPQFIEIFDSRLACGQTFYTPCLGWKEFIPTYFGPFRNRDNFGHEIGLSLVGEIHIPAMLNSMWDHGRYKPTFRERWIVDGIMSYENARPLKVVNDAK, encoded by the coding sequence ATGCCAGAACCCTATGAGATACAACTCCAAGTTGAAGGGCCGGCAGCTATGTTTGCGAGGCCTGATACCGGTGCAACACCAATTTCATATCCGGTGCCAACTTATTCAGCAGCAAAAGGAATGTTGGAAGCTGTTTTAAGGCGGCCGCATATTTACATTCATCCTACTTATGTCGAGGTCTGCAAGCCTATTCGATACGAAAGGTATGTTACTAATTATGGTGGCCCGTTGCGAAAAAGCAAGGATATAACAGGGGGCAACAGTTACCAATTTATCGCAACAATCTTAGTGGATGTTTGTTACCGTATTTATGGCGAAGTCCGTATGAAACAAATGAGTACGCGTGGTTTCGGAAAAAAGCAAATTCGTCGCCGCAAGGGAAAAGATTGGCGTCCACAATTTATCGAAATATTTGATAGTCGATTGGCATGTGGCCAGACTTTTTATACTCCTTGTTTGGGATGGAAAGAATTCATACCTACGTATTTTGGGCCGTTTCGAAACAGAGATAATTTTGGACACGAAATTGGATTGTCATTAGTTGGAGAAATCCATATCCCAGCCATGTTGAATTCCATGTGGGATCATGGAAGATACAAACCGACCTTTCGTGAAAGATGGATTGTCGATGGGATAATGTCATACGAAAACGCAAGACCGCTGAAGGTGGTGAATGATGCTAAATGA
- a CDS encoding type I-C CRISPR-associated protein Cas8c/Csd1 codes for MMLNEAYDLRRNLDEIGFDIPVNHPDVKTPGKNQGYILKLGRNGLLHTIDEIDKESMGELWCHRDAKQNAFPVVKIQNPLLSIPINDQIRNQLSILKKSDQTKRIDIIFDAMTTHKFIISDKDKRAWNRLRDKALSWLDLFLEIDDNYLALPCMLRRFVESVSSPLAFISSLGNLIAKRIRQGQLQDIKLAEKTLIGVPEKKRPDKLRCEIPIALDIAETNYPISVGDPRMKSFVSRFFLSNEISAPDGICALEGTHRPLVKKRFPEPNIGALGETKLFSKNKATPCEFRYIKNPKDREDASKSFPISKSLAADISDGLNALTAITLKGKTWRMVANGKWEGGRNKKERKDLLLIYGEGQPVISDEAADIFGSDETEKRDQFENEARALCLALDGIKKHRPHSRLHILLIGKADKEKKQVIMHLTPTPQELQDAAERWHQAVQFNLPDIVIHLPPKEKGQNAVARRPKALYPDRVVRILSSKWVRGGLDELKLEGPALCQVLDLMLKKTGKWKGAATNLLELSIHRTGPLLVGLAAALNSRDIERMEKYKSFSRLVAIRSVALLGILLDAFDRKKEVYMTDTAFQLGRLLSMADTLHREYCMHMRRGSIPSQLIGNALMPAAAGNPEDAIDRLRERLNIYQAWASKNSGEEYRLAKWALAQMGEISNTIKRPLPTKTDQTFRAELFLGYMARTPKESE; via the coding sequence ATGATGCTAAATGAAGCCTACGATTTAAGACGAAATCTAGATGAAATAGGTTTCGATATCCCAGTTAACCACCCTGATGTGAAGACACCTGGAAAAAATCAAGGGTATATTTTAAAGCTTGGTAGAAATGGATTATTACATACTATAGACGAGATAGATAAAGAATCAATGGGTGAACTTTGGTGCCACAGGGATGCAAAACAAAATGCATTTCCAGTTGTAAAAATACAAAATCCTTTATTATCCATTCCAATTAATGATCAAATAAGAAATCAACTATCTATTCTAAAAAAAAGTGATCAGACTAAAAGGATAGATATTATTTTTGATGCTATGACGACTCATAAATTCATTATTTCCGATAAAGATAAACGAGCCTGGAATCGATTGCGAGACAAGGCGCTATCTTGGTTAGATCTGTTTCTCGAAATTGATGATAACTATCTTGCGCTACCCTGCATGCTACGCCGCTTTGTCGAGTCGGTTTCAAGTCCTTTGGCTTTCATTAGCAGTTTAGGAAATTTAATCGCAAAACGTATTCGTCAGGGGCAGCTCCAAGACATAAAACTTGCTGAGAAGACTTTAATCGGTGTCCCCGAAAAGAAAAGGCCTGATAAACTTAGATGTGAAATACCAATAGCTTTGGATATCGCGGAAACAAACTATCCTATATCAGTAGGCGATCCAAGAATGAAATCGTTTGTTAGTCGATTTTTCCTCAGCAACGAAATTTCTGCCCCTGATGGTATCTGTGCTTTAGAAGGTACGCATAGACCACTTGTAAAAAAAAGATTCCCAGAACCGAATATTGGCGCTCTTGGCGAGACAAAGCTTTTTTCAAAAAATAAAGCAACCCCTTGTGAATTCAGATATATCAAGAACCCAAAAGATAGAGAAGACGCATCGAAATCATTTCCAATAAGCAAAAGCTTGGCTGCCGACATCAGCGATGGACTTAACGCGCTTACAGCAATAACTCTCAAAGGCAAAACTTGGCGTATGGTAGCTAACGGCAAATGGGAAGGAGGACGTAACAAAAAAGAAAGAAAAGATTTACTTCTTATTTATGGTGAAGGACAGCCAGTTATTAGTGATGAGGCAGCCGACATATTTGGTAGTGATGAAACGGAAAAACGCGACCAATTCGAAAATGAGGCGAGAGCATTGTGCCTGGCATTAGACGGCATTAAGAAGCACCGCCCTCATTCACGGCTCCATATCTTACTGATAGGCAAGGCAGATAAAGAAAAAAAACAGGTTATTATGCACCTGACACCAACTCCTCAAGAATTACAGGACGCAGCTGAAAGGTGGCATCAAGCTGTTCAATTTAATTTGCCTGACATAGTGATACATTTGCCCCCAAAAGAGAAGGGGCAAAATGCCGTCGCGAGAAGGCCAAAAGCACTCTATCCAGATCGAGTAGTCCGTATCCTTTCATCGAAGTGGGTGCGAGGTGGTTTGGACGAGTTAAAATTAGAAGGACCAGCACTTTGTCAGGTTTTGGATTTGATGCTAAAGAAAACAGGAAAGTGGAAAGGTGCTGCTACAAATCTTTTAGAACTATCAATTCATCGTACCGGCCCACTTCTGGTTGGTCTTGCTGCAGCTCTAAATTCAAGAGATATAGAACGAATGGAAAAATATAAATCATTCTCACGATTGGTAGCCATACGTAGTGTTGCTTTACTTGGAATTTTACTAGATGCATTTGATCGAAAAAAGGAGGTATATATGACTGACACCGCATTTCAATTAGGGCGCCTGCTGTCAATGGCGGATACGTTGCACAGAGAGTACTGTATGCATATGCGTAGAGGAAGTATACCGTCTCAATTGATCGGAAATGCTCTCATGCCGGCAGCAGCCGGTAATCCCGAAGATGCAATTGATCGGTTAAGGGAGCGCCTGAACATTTACCAAGCATGGGCGTCAAAAAATTCTGGAGAAGAATATCGATTAGCAAAATGGGCTTTGGCCCAAATGGGAGAGATTTCTAATACTATTAAACGACCATTGCCTACAAAAACGGATCAAACATTTCGTGCGGAGTTGTTCTTAGGTTATATGGCAAGAACTCCCAAGGAAAGTGAATAA
- a CDS encoding CRISPR-associated endonuclease Cas3'' — protein sequence MNRSQPLAHSPRQDVCAQTYIEHVSNVKKFAAKNAKNASTYYNGERQTFISWVKRAALYHDLGKLDLANQAVLNKDSRKPLPIAHEDAGVAALWKQGSKESATLVAAHHAGMFSKSNETYPNKKRSFRDEREFSVSEGIQLDEYIDAHLNEYLNAHEKAGLSKVGERKEGQLHRCGLSRRIALSCLVDADHGDTARHYRKEIEIAPSEPRWNERLNALRRYVSKLPKGSSKREQDRNDIRKRFFESCDVAPISPSIRTCDAPVGSGKTTAVMAHLLRVAAERTPPLRHIIVVLPYTNIITQSVDTYRKALLLDGERPEDIVAEHHHKADFESMELRQLATLWKSPIIVTTAVQFFETLGSHHPARLRKLHELPGSAIFVDETHAAIPSHLWPQMWRWLGTWTKDWGGHLVLASGSLPRFWELNEFREITYTNNSDSMPDVPDLVEDISLRSDIKSVEEARINYRRRPDNDKTRALDCLGVVKFIEAQPGPRLLIVNTVHTAAVIAHKMREIGIDTLHISTALAPIHRDLIVKMVKKKLKSKKANWTLVATSCVEAGMNFSFQTGFRERSSTASLIQIGGRVSRGDEFEDAVVWDILLQDDRFRSNPSISIARQVLDRFTVDELNKTHPSELASIAMKMEWNFGAEEKAKQIIRLEERMEYPDVSSKCKVIDTDTRTVIIDRAFYEALRNGDKVSRIELMKHSVQIWANKINKLSLQPVFPASRSSDSDIYFWQYDYDPEFIGYMEGVLKLDKFIEEGGAII from the coding sequence ATGAATAGATCTCAACCTTTAGCGCACAGCCCGCGTCAAGATGTTTGTGCCCAAACATACATTGAGCACGTCTCCAATGTAAAAAAATTTGCCGCTAAAAACGCGAAAAACGCTTCGACCTATTATAATGGAGAAAGGCAAACATTTATTTCTTGGGTTAAAAGGGCTGCATTGTATCATGATCTGGGGAAACTTGATTTAGCAAACCAAGCTGTCTTGAATAAAGATTCCCGAAAACCATTGCCCATCGCTCACGAAGATGCTGGTGTTGCTGCGTTGTGGAAGCAAGGAAGTAAAGAATCGGCAACATTGGTTGCGGCGCATCACGCGGGCATGTTTAGTAAAAGTAATGAAACCTATCCAAACAAAAAACGCTCATTTCGTGACGAAAGGGAATTTTCTGTATCGGAAGGAATACAATTAGACGAATACATTGATGCCCATCTCAATGAGTACTTGAATGCACATGAGAAAGCAGGCCTCAGCAAGGTTGGTGAAAGAAAGGAGGGGCAACTTCACAGGTGTGGTCTCTCACGCCGAATTGCACTTTCCTGTCTTGTAGATGCTGATCATGGTGATACAGCACGTCATTACCGAAAAGAGATTGAGATTGCACCAAGCGAGCCACGTTGGAATGAGCGTTTGAATGCTCTCCGGCGGTATGTAAGCAAACTTCCAAAGGGTTCTTCTAAACGTGAACAGGACCGTAACGATATACGCAAACGGTTTTTTGAATCATGCGATGTTGCACCTATTTCCCCTTCTATTCGTACCTGTGATGCACCTGTCGGGAGCGGCAAGACAACAGCAGTAATGGCGCACTTATTGAGAGTTGCGGCAGAAAGAACACCACCACTACGTCATATTATCGTTGTCCTTCCATATACAAATATTATCACTCAATCTGTCGATACTTATCGTAAGGCGTTACTATTGGACGGTGAGCGGCCTGAAGATATCGTTGCCGAGCACCACCATAAAGCAGACTTCGAAAGCATGGAACTGAGGCAACTTGCCACACTTTGGAAATCCCCAATAATTGTTACAACTGCCGTTCAGTTTTTCGAGACACTTGGCAGTCACCACCCGGCAAGACTTCGGAAATTACACGAATTACCTGGCTCAGCAATCTTTGTGGATGAAACACACGCTGCTATTCCATCACATTTGTGGCCGCAGATGTGGCGCTGGCTGGGAACTTGGACAAAAGATTGGGGCGGGCATTTGGTCCTGGCGAGCGGGTCACTGCCAAGATTTTGGGAACTCAATGAATTTAGAGAAATCACTTATACCAATAATTCTGATTCAATGCCAGATGTCCCAGATTTGGTAGAGGATATTTCGCTTCGAAGCGATATAAAATCAGTGGAAGAGGCGCGGATCAACTATAGGCGAAGGCCGGATAATGATAAAACAAGGGCGCTGGATTGTTTAGGTGTTGTTAAATTTATAGAGGCGCAACCCGGCCCCAGACTGCTTATCGTGAACACCGTGCATACCGCTGCAGTGATTGCTCACAAAATGCGAGAAATAGGAATAGACACCCTTCATATTTCAACCGCACTTGCCCCCATTCACCGTGATTTGATTGTAAAGATGGTGAAGAAGAAGCTAAAAAGTAAAAAAGCCAATTGGACGTTAGTGGCTACAAGCTGCGTTGAAGCTGGAATGAATTTTTCATTTCAAACAGGTTTTAGAGAAAGATCTTCAACAGCAAGCCTCATACAAATCGGGGGCAGAGTCAGTCGCGGAGATGAGTTTGAAGATGCAGTGGTATGGGACATCCTTTTACAAGATGATAGATTTCGTTCTAACCCTTCTATATCTATAGCTCGGCAAGTATTAGACCGCTTCACCGTAGATGAATTAAACAAGACCCATCCATCTGAATTGGCAAGTATTGCCATGAAAATGGAATGGAATTTCGGAGCCGAAGAAAAAGCCAAACAGATCATAAGATTGGAAGAAAGAATGGAATATCCTGACGTTTCAAGTAAATGTAAAGTTATAGACACGGATACTCGGACTGTCATTATTGATCGGGCTTTTTATGAAGCGCTTCGAAACGGTGATAAGGTTTCAAGAATCGAACTTATGAAGCATAGCGTACAAATTTGGGCAAACAAGATCAACAAACTTTCTTTGCAACCTGTATTTCCTGCCAGTCGTTCGTCCGATTCGGATATTTATTTTTGGCAATATGATTATGATCCAGAATTTATTGGCTATATGGAAGGCGTTCTTAAATTGGACAAATTCATTGAGGAGGGAGGAGCAATAATATAA
- a CDS encoding IS4 family transposase gives MPDIVQSLKNLIESEAFCNRFKKRPEDFTRNRALPFKNLIYYMINLPAAAYETELYYLNKNLKGADIAEPLASKSALTKAREKLSHMAFIELNDYLVRLSQMRFAPNRWNGFFLLATDGTLCTLPTAKPVVEHFGQWHGRQGDPCPKARVSQLYDVLNNISVAASITSKCIGERELAAAHCAHLGPEDLMLLDRGYESFWLFKLIMASNANFCARVSCNKLKVVKAFLQSGEPDRIVKLSCTPNSARKCAEFELDKKPLKLRLIRVDLPTGETEVLITSLTDRGKYPVEIFGDLYHRRWPVEEDYKVMKSRIQIENFSGKTVHSVYQDFYAKVFTKNLAAILTQSVNDRIKTITSGRLYSYKANLTNVLAMLRHHIVVLFNRMQDLLCDNVSKIQDLIVRVLNEIRPGRSEPRAFKKKSRRKFSTAYKPIS, from the coding sequence GTGCCGGATATAGTCCAATCTTTAAAAAATTTGATCGAATCCGAAGCTTTCTGCAATCGATTTAAAAAACGGCCCGAAGATTTTACCCGCAACCGGGCCTTGCCCTTTAAAAATCTCATTTACTACATGATCAATTTGCCCGCGGCGGCATATGAAACCGAATTGTACTATCTTAACAAGAACCTGAAAGGGGCGGACATCGCCGAACCCCTGGCTTCCAAAAGCGCATTGACCAAAGCCCGAGAAAAGCTGAGCCACATGGCCTTTATCGAACTCAACGATTATCTGGTACGTCTGAGCCAAATGCGCTTTGCGCCAAACCGTTGGAACGGGTTCTTTCTTTTGGCTACCGACGGTACGCTGTGCACCCTGCCCACGGCAAAACCGGTTGTCGAACATTTCGGTCAATGGCATGGGCGACAGGGCGATCCTTGCCCGAAAGCGCGCGTCTCGCAATTATACGATGTTTTAAACAATATTTCGGTAGCCGCGTCGATCACCTCAAAATGTATTGGCGAACGAGAACTGGCCGCCGCTCATTGTGCTCATCTCGGTCCAGAGGACTTAATGCTGCTGGACCGCGGCTATGAAAGTTTTTGGCTGTTCAAGCTGATCATGGCAAGCAACGCCAATTTCTGTGCCCGCGTGTCATGCAATAAGCTCAAGGTTGTCAAAGCGTTTTTGCAATCCGGAGAACCCGACCGAATCGTTAAATTATCCTGCACTCCCAATTCGGCTCGCAAATGCGCCGAATTCGAATTGGATAAAAAACCACTAAAACTTCGCCTGATACGGGTAGATCTGCCAACAGGCGAGACCGAAGTCCTGATCACCTCGCTAACCGACCGGGGAAAGTACCCGGTGGAGATTTTCGGTGATTTGTATCACCGCCGCTGGCCGGTGGAAGAAGACTACAAGGTGATGAAGTCGCGCATCCAAATCGAAAATTTCAGCGGTAAAACGGTTCATTCGGTTTATCAGGACTTTTACGCCAAGGTGTTCACCAAAAATTTAGCGGCTATTCTTACCCAGAGCGTCAATGATCGGATCAAAACGATTACGTCCGGACGCCTTTATTCATATAAAGCTAACCTTACCAATGTATTAGCGATGCTGCGCCACCACATCGTTGTATTGTTCAACCGGATGCAAGATCTACTATGTGATAACGTGTCGAAGATTCAAGACCTCATCGTACGTGTGTTAAACGAGATCCGGCCTGGCCGTAGCGAACCGAGGGCCTTTAAAAAGAAAAGTCGGCGAAAATTTAGCACCGCGTACAAACCAATTTCTTAA